One genomic window of Pempheris klunzingeri isolate RE-2024b chromosome 12, fPemKlu1.hap1, whole genome shotgun sequence includes the following:
- the cdh5 gene encoding cadherin-5 — protein sequence MMAWLQLWTMGLMASVALSFSPTVAEDSSFPVVEAEKRGPVKIVKKESHPVLFRTKRDWIWNSLYVEEEKPAPIAYKIGQLKSSQKVEVKSFKIDGEGANTIFTVDRKGDLFVTRSLDREEKNAYHLTAKMYDGNNNLIEDSGDFVVQVTDINDNSPVFPRPYNGSIMERSSIGTKVIEVRATDADDPTTANGELRYSLTQDLSAFEIDSITGVISCKINTLDQETKRQYVVVVKAQDMRGMASGSTATTSVTITITDINDNIASFTRKTYEFQVSEDHKLNEKIGTLDLEDRDQIQNKEPMFIIPNDNSRTFNIELSPNKDGNLMLKQALDYETTNSYTFTVQVRENLKNLRTPADNVNSAVTTAQINIKVLDVDEPPVFSQPIYTFTVVEERIVNNIGTVTARDPDRANKSIRYSILDKDCPISINPFTGQLSTLRMLDRELEATHMFQVKAQEEPSGLESFVKVNIIVQDINDNKPELAVDEIFVCESDITGTVIGTLRALDKDDQPASFSFSLATERSNFSIKDYGNSTADIMVKQGPFSVDDPNDYSVDVRISDGGQPIQNSITKLAIKSCRCDARRIPTQCKASARRMGVSVHALIAILLCILTILVIVILFVMRKRYQKDTLASMKNSGEIHEQLVTYDEEGGGEMDTNGYDVSILSSACHDGSLLRHPDRHPHPSLYAMVQKPPHHAQPTACKGDMAAMIEVKKDEADHDRDGFPYDTLHIYGYEGPESLAGSLSSLESSSTGSNLDYDFLSDWGPRFRTLAELYGVDGPDYYHQY from the exons ATGATGGCTTGGCTCCAGCTGTGGACTATGGGGCTTATGGCCTCTGTGGCCTTGTCCTTCTCTCCCACTGTTGCTGAAGACTCTAGCTTTCCCGTGGTAGAAGCAGAGAAGCGAGGCCCTGTTAAGATTGTGAAGAAGGAGTCCCATCCTGTCCTGTTCAGGACGAAGAGAGACTGGATCTGGAACTCTCTTTATGTGGAAGAGGAGAAACCTGCACCCATCGCTTACAAGATAGGACAG cttAAATCAAGCCAGAAAGTGGAGGTGAAGAGTTTTAAAATAGATGGTGAGGGAGCAAACACCATCTTCACTGTGGATCGCAAAGGAGACCTGTTTGTCACCAGATCTCTGGACCGAGAGGAGAAGAATGCGTACCATTTGACTGCCAAGATGTACGATGGGAACAACAATCTGATAGAGGACTCTGGAGACTTTGTTGTCCAGGTGACGGATATCAATGACAACAGCCCTGTTTTCCCCAGACCATATAATGGATCCATTATGGAGAGGTCCTCGATAG GAACCAAAGTAATTGAGGTGAGGGCAACTGATGCCGATGACCCCACCACGGCTAACGGAGAGCTTAGGTACTCTTTGACCCAAGACCTTTCTGCCTTTGAAATCGACAGCATCACAG GTGTGATCAGCTGCAAGATAAACACTCTGGACCAGGAAACCAAGAGACAGTATGTGGTGGTCGTTAAAGCTCAGGACATGAGGGGAATGGCCTCTGGCAGCACAGCTACCACCTctgtcaccatcaccatcaccgaCATCAACGACAACATAGCTTCTTTCACCCGAA agACATACGAATTTCAGGTTTCGGAGGACCACAAGCTGAATGAGAAGATCGGCACTCTGGATTTGGAGGACAGAGATCAGATTCAGAACAAAGAACCCATGTTCATCATCCCAAATGACAATAGCAGAACGTTTAATATTGAACTCAGCCCTAACAAGGATGGCAACCTCATGCTCAAACAG GCTCTGGACTACGAGACAACAAACAGCTACACTTTCACAGTCCAAGTGCGAGAAAACCTAAAAAATCTGCGCACTCCTGCTGACAACGTGAACAGTGCTGTCACCACAGCCCAG ATAAACATTAAGGTGTTGGATGTGGACGAGCCACCGGTCTTCTCCCAGCCCATTTACACGTTCACTGTGGTGGAAGAGCGTATTGTGAACAACATAGGAACAGTCACAGCCAGAGATCCTGACAGAGCCAACAAGAGCATACG GTACTCCATCTTAGACAAGGACTGTCCTATCAGTATCAACCCGTTCACTGGCCAACTGTCCACCCTGAGGATGTTGGACCGAGAGCTGGAGGCCACACACATGTTTCAAGTTAAGGCACAGGAGGAGCCAAGTG GGCTGGAGTCATTTGTGAAAGTGAACATTATTGTTCAGGACATCAATGATAACAAGCCTGAACTGGCTGTGGATGAGATCTTTGTGTGCGAGAGTGACATCACTGGCACG GTGATAGGAACCTTGAGAGCCTTAGATAAAGACGACCAGCCAGCCTCCTTCAGTTTCAGTTTGGCCACTGAGCGCTCCAACTTCTCCATCAAAGACTATGGCA ACAGCACAGCAGACATCATGGTGAAACAGGGTCCGTTCAGCGTGGATGACCCCAATGATTACAGTGTGGATGTACGCATCAGTGATGGCGGACAACCCATCCAGAACAGTATCACCAAACTGGCAATTaag TCGTGTCGCTGTGATGCCAGACGGATTCCTACACAGTGCAAAGCTAGTGCTCGAAGGATGGGAGTGAGTGTTCACGCCCTGATAGCCATTCTGCTCTGCATACTGACCATACTGG tcatagtgatccTGTTTGTGATGAGGAAACGCTACCAGAAGGATACTCTGGCCAGTATGAAGAACAGCGGGGAGATTCACGAGCAGCTGGTCACATAtgatgaggaggggggaggagagatggaCACTAATGG CTACGATGTGTCAATCCTCTCTTCCGCTTGTCACGATGGCTCCCTGCTCCGCCACCCGGAccgccacccccacccctctctctacGCTATGGTCCAGAAACCCCCCCACCACGCACAACCCACAGCATGTAAGGGCGACATGGCCGCAATGATTGAGGTGAAGAAAGACGAGGCAGATCACGACAGAGACGGCTTCCCGTACGACACTCTCCACATCTATGGCTACGAGGGACCGGAGTCTTTAGCTGGGAGTCTCAGCTCTCTGGAAAGTTCCTCCACTGGTTCGAACTTGGATTACGACTTCCTGAGCGACTGGGGGCCGAGGTTCAGGACCCTGGCTGAGCTGTACGGTGTGGATGGACCTGACTACTACCATCAATACTGA